One genomic window of Methanosarcina acetivorans C2A includes the following:
- a CDS encoding Rpp14/Pop5 family protein, with protein MKRLLPSLRTKKRYLAFELISEEPAGRGDIVKEVISSASSLLGDITTSDCDIRVLGFEAGKGIIQCSHTRVKETRAALATLTRVNGKRATLHVLGASGTVKKATEKFLKDYTVFEPEIHEKRDSRKTPGKVD; from the coding sequence TTGAAACGCCTGCTGCCTTCACTCCGCACTAAAAAACGCTATCTTGCCTTTGAGCTGATTTCGGAAGAACCTGCAGGCAGAGGCGATATTGTAAAAGAAGTTATTTCCTCGGCTTCCTCGCTGCTCGGAGATATTACAACCAGCGACTGTGATATCAGGGTGCTGGGATTCGAAGCCGGAAAGGGGATCATCCAGTGCTCTCACACCAGAGTAAAGGAAACGAGAGCCGCCTTGGCAACTCTGACACGGGTCAACGGAAAAAGGGCAACTCTGCATGTACTGGGAGCCTCAGGCACCGTTAAGAAAGCCACGGAAAAATTTCTGAAGGATTACACGGTCTTTGAGCCTGAAATACATGAAAAAAGGGATTCGAGGAAGACCCCAGGCAAAGTAGACTAA
- the rnp3 gene encoding ribonuclease P protein component 3, whose amino-acid sequence MGKPKFYDFCVHAVPDGDSTAQEQVSLGRHFGFSGIALANHSDRLPDRKPILPFIEGFEVFRGIELVEENPSKLHSLIGKFRNSMDVLIVHGGSEAVNRAALENPRVDILNHPAFDRSSGLNQVLAKAAAENGVAIGIILRPLLHSRGSRRIRLLSDLKSNLELARKYDVSLVLCSDAMSCFDLRSPMEMLALAEVCGLEEDEALEAISTVPEKIIAKNRPGPGYIKKGIEVLEGEDLF is encoded by the coding sequence TTGGGTAAGCCTAAATTTTATGATTTTTGCGTTCATGCAGTTCCGGACGGAGATAGTACTGCCCAGGAACAGGTGTCCCTTGGCCGGCATTTCGGGTTCAGCGGGATTGCCCTTGCCAACCATTCTGACCGACTCCCTGACAGGAAGCCGATACTGCCTTTCATTGAGGGTTTTGAAGTCTTCAGGGGAATTGAGCTTGTGGAAGAAAACCCCTCAAAACTGCACAGTTTGATCGGAAAATTCAGGAATTCAATGGACGTCCTGATCGTGCACGGAGGGTCCGAAGCCGTCAACCGGGCTGCGCTCGAAAACCCCAGGGTAGACATCCTTAACCACCCCGCTTTTGACCGGAGCAGCGGCTTAAACCAGGTGCTGGCAAAAGCAGCAGCAGAAAATGGAGTAGCAATAGGCATAATCCTAAGACCCCTGCTTCATTCCCGCGGCTCAAGACGCATCCGCCTGCTCTCCGACCTCAAATCAAACCTTGAACTCGCAAGGAAATACGATGTGTCCCTTGTCCTTTGCAGTGATGCCATGTCCTGCTTTGACCTGCGCTCCCCAATGGAAATGCTTGCCCTTGCGGAAGTTTGCGGGCTTGAAGAGGACGAGGCTCTTGAGGCCATAAGTACTGTTCCGGAAAAAATCATCGCAAAGAATCGCCCGGGTCCTGGATATATAAAGAAAGGGATTGAAGTGCTTGAAGGAGAGGATCTCTTTTGA
- a CDS encoding RNA-binding protein: MRVIAHATEDVSRVRETLDFFLSGAGVKEAAKLIEELQAEGHHGNPITILSVQLKKKAECLNFAHFVRENFSEEDVDMLREEMPERLDEDLVFHLRFDKQAAYLQQVKLTNSSDAIIAKVKIETYPKNREKAGAIVEELFG, translated from the coding sequence ATGCGTGTGATCGCCCACGCAACCGAAGACGTATCCAGAGTCCGCGAGACTCTGGACTTTTTTTTATCCGGTGCCGGTGTAAAGGAAGCAGCTAAGCTCATAGAAGAGCTTCAGGCTGAAGGACACCATGGAAATCCGATTACTATCCTTAGCGTGCAGCTTAAAAAAAAGGCGGAATGCCTGAACTTTGCCCACTTTGTCCGGGAAAACTTTTCGGAAGAAGATGTGGACATGCTCAGGGAAGAGATGCCTGAAAGGCTGGACGAGGATCTGGTTTTTCACCTCCGCTTTGACAAGCAGGCTGCGTACCTGCAGCAGGTAAAACTGACTAACTCTTCTGACGCCATTATTGCAAAGGTCAAGATCGAGACCTATCCGAAAAACAGGGAGAAAGCCGGAGCCATAGTGGAGGAGTTGTTTGGGTAA
- a CDS encoding 50S ribosomal protein L15e — protein sequence MVKSFYGYVRDAWKNPDETYVNELRWERLQVWRKQGSVTRIERPTRIDRARSLGYKAKQGIVVVRVNVRRGGLGHVRPNRGRRTQKMGKNKVSGGMSIQRIAEVRADRRYPNLEVLNSYWVGEDGKHKWFEVILVDPHHPVIKSDKNLNWVCDPSSRGRATRGKTSAGRKGRGMATRGKGTEKTRPSIRAYKSRGK from the coding sequence TTGGTAAAATCTTTTTACGGATACGTACGTGATGCATGGAAAAACCCTGATGAGACTTACGTGAACGAGCTCCGCTGGGAGCGTCTTCAGGTATGGAGAAAGCAGGGTTCCGTGACCAGGATTGAAAGGCCCACTAGAATCGACAGAGCACGCTCCCTTGGATACAAAGCCAAGCAGGGTATTGTTGTCGTCAGGGTAAATGTACGCCGCGGAGGGCTTGGTCATGTAAGGCCCAACCGTGGAAGAAGGACCCAGAAGATGGGGAAGAACAAGGTCTCAGGTGGAATGAGCATCCAGAGAATCGCTGAAGTCCGTGCTGACCGCAGATACCCGAACCTTGAGGTCCTTAACTCCTACTGGGTAGGGGAAGACGGAAAACACAAGTGGTTTGAAGTCATCCTTGTAGACCCGCACCACCCTGTAATAAAGAGCGATAAGAACCTGAACTGGGTCTGCGACCCGTCCAGCAGGGGCAGAGCCACCAGGGGCAAGACCAGTGCAGGTCGGAAAGGCAGAGGCATGGCCACACGCGGCAAGGGAACTGAAAAGACCAGGCCGAGCATCCGTGCATATAAGAGTCGAGGCAAGTGA
- a CDS encoding transposase → MIKIVGKGYKYFLLQLSDFLEITKTIVVSLKSVEGRKKYEKIFGRKFEDKKDNSRILTVHVNQSTLASFIGNFFEKTICITTFKDHFLFKNSKFKIMFLKSDKKNKKKAENSRHCVISAYQRVLFDFFEDIINVLKRKINVPYKVKPLIVKSKDYMENVLPLSQILAFQNLKKFRGYLRNIFELNPSLGSYFNDIQVSMGYKPQLEELSFNNIFKLELSRCKLGYSNLESFIRDYNQNQALRNELKIKSGEKITLSSYRRNLKMIYPYLDTYAELLIQECRNLNLIGDKIWIWDRRFFECNCSGLKNKETGQLSDPDAGHYVKKTGKFSVLSGTGYTDTCIVDSWWGLPVYWDAVNASKNDNTIFQDTINQCMKSATEKPFFVVADAGPDSHLSNETVIEKGVIPVIAARANSVGNILKTEKGNHFRAQYVPRIYHKLLGKLYNIRTTVERKNSNDVVGYNRSKTPTRGSEWAKIYVSISNIAALLTALTAFKVGRHDLIRAPGAFRRLNI, encoded by the coding sequence ATGATAAAAATTGTTGGTAAGGGATATAAGTATTTTTTGCTTCAGTTGAGTGACTTTTTAGAGATTACAAAAACAATAGTTGTAAGCTTGAAGAGTGTTGAAGGCAGGAAAAAATATGAAAAGATATTTGGAAGAAAATTCGAAGACAAAAAGGACAATTCAAGAATTCTTACCGTTCACGTTAACCAGTCAACGCTTGCAAGCTTTATAGGTAATTTTTTTGAAAAAACGATATGTATCACCACTTTCAAGGACCATTTTCTTTTTAAAAATTCAAAATTTAAAATTATGTTCCTGAAGAGTGATAAAAAGAATAAGAAAAAAGCAGAAAACAGTAGACATTGTGTCATATCTGCGTATCAAAGAGTACTGTTTGATTTCTTTGAGGACATAATAAATGTCCTCAAACGGAAAATTAATGTCCCTTACAAGGTTAAACCTTTAATTGTGAAGAGTAAGGACTATATGGAGAATGTTCTTCCTCTGAGTCAAATACTCGCTTTTCAAAATCTTAAAAAATTTAGAGGATATTTGAGGAACATTTTTGAATTAAACCCTTCGCTTGGTTCTTATTTTAATGACATTCAGGTATCAATGGGGTATAAACCTCAACTTGAAGAATTATCTTTCAATAATATTTTCAAGCTAGAGTTATCAAGATGCAAACTTGGATATTCTAATCTTGAATCATTTATCAGAGATTACAACCAGAACCAAGCTCTAAGGAATGAATTAAAAATCAAAAGCGGAGAAAAGATTACTCTTTCTTCTTATCGACGAAACCTAAAAATGATTTATCCTTATCTGGACACATATGCAGAATTACTAATCCAAGAATGTAGAAATCTTAACCTTATTGGTGACAAAATCTGGATTTGGGATCGAAGATTTTTTGAGTGTAATTGCAGTGGTTTGAAAAATAAAGAGACTGGACAGCTTTCCGATCCAGATGCTGGACATTATGTCAAGAAAACAGGTAAATTTAGTGTATTATCAGGAACAGGATACACTGATACATGTATTGTTGATAGCTGGTGGGGTTTACCTGTTTATTGGGATGCAGTAAACGCTAGTAAAAATGACAACACCATATTTCAGGATACAATAAACCAATGTATGAAATCAGCAACAGAAAAACCGTTTTTTGTGGTCGCTGATGCAGGACCTGATAGTCATCTTTCCAATGAAACAGTAATTGAGAAAGGGGTTATTCCAGTCATAGCTGCAAGAGCGAATAGTGTTGGAAATATCTTGAAAACAGAAAAGGGGAACCACTTCAGAGCTCAATACGTCCCAAGAATTTATCATAAATTGCTTGGAAAATTGTACAATATAAGAACCACTGTTGAAAGGAAAAATTCAAACGATGTTGTTGGATACAATAGATCAAAAACACCAACCAGAGGAAGTGAATGGGCTAAAATCTATGTATCGATAAGCAATATTGCCGCATTACTTACGGCACTTACAGCTTTTAAAGTTGGAAGACATGATCTGATAAGAGCACCAGGAGCTTTTAGAAGGTTGAATATCTGA
- a CDS encoding IS1 family transposase (programmed frameshift): protein MGKRGPKPQFTDVACPNKGCKLYGLTGQGNVTGNGTYISRGEKTRRYRCNECGIAFCDHTGTFYHDLRKDDKTIDLALKMSMKGMSIQAIADVLEIQPASVKRWLARVAEQCDKVNDTMMKNVDVSKVEMDELWVIIHKKIVPRMKNYEDDGPWMWVAFVPGCRLILDFIIGPRKQYVADKLVELIDKHLSDKIPLFVTDGLNFYREALLKQFGVLKEFPRTGKRGRPKKPKIVPSEDLRYAQVVKTRVNGVLEKVEKKIIFGEDIEQSEISTTLLERQNLTFRQDNNRVSRKTIGFSKVKEWLEYQMKLYCTHFNFCRGHGGLGYKDQRGVECKNTPAREAGIADSKWTLKELMKFRCFKTSIG from the exons ATGGGGAAAAGAGGTCCTAAACCACAATTTACTGACGTTGCCTGCCCGAATAAAGGCTGCAAGCTCTACGGCCTTACTGGTCAAGGCAATGTTACTGGAAATGGAACTTACATCAGCCGTGGAGAAAAAACAAGGAGATATCGTTGCAATGAATGTGGCATAGCATTTTGCGACCATACAGGCACTTTCTATCATGATCTTCGCAAAGATGATAAAACAATCGATTTAGCTTTAAAAATGTCTATGAAAGGAATGAGCATTCAAGCCATTGCCGATGTTTTAGAGATACAACCTGCCAGTGTAAAGCGCTGGCTAGCCCGTGTAGCTGAACAATGCGATAAAGTAAATGATACTATGATGAAGAACGTGGATGTGTCAAAGGTAGAAATGGACGAACTATGGGTTATAATCCA CAAAAAAATAGTTCCAAGGATGAAAAATTATGAAGATGATGGGCCTTGGATGTGGGTAGCTTTTGTACCAGGTTGTAGGCTAATACTTGATTTTATAATAGGTCCAAGAAAACAGTATGTTGCAGACAAACTGGTCGAGTTAATCGATAAACATCTTTCAGATAAAATCCCTCTTTTTGTCACAGATGGGTTGAACTTTTATAGAGAAGCGCTTTTGAAACAATTTGGAGTTTTAAAAGAGTTTCCAAGAACTGGGAAAAGAGGAAGACCAAAGAAACCAAAAATAGTTCCCTCTGAGGATTTGAGGTATGCTCAGGTAGTCAAAACAAGAGTAAATGGAGTGCTTGAGAAAGTAGAGAAGAAGATCATTTTTGGAGAAGACATTGAACAAAGCGAAATCTCAACAACTTTACTGGAAAGACAAAACCTAACCTTCAGGCAGGATAACAACAGAGTGTCAAGGAAAACAATAGGGTTTTCAAAGGTGAAAGAATGGTTAGAATACCAAATGAAGCTCTATTGCACGCATTTTAACTTCTGTAGAGGGCATGGAGGATTAGGGTACAAAGATCAAAGAGGGGTTGAATGCAAAAATACACCTGCAAGAGAAGCAGGAATTGCGGATTCAAAATGGACTTTAAAGGAGCTGATGAAATTCAGGTGTTTTAAAACATCAATCGGATAA